A segment of the Leclercia adecarboxylata genome:
CCTGTGGCGAGCCAATCTGCATGATATTGCCCTTATTCATCACCAGCACGGTATCCGAGACCGCAAAGGCCTCGCTCTGATCGTGGGTCACGTACAGCGAGGTGATGTTGAACTGCTTTTGCAGCTCGCGGATCTTGTCGCGCATGCTGCGGCGCAGGTTGGCGTCGAGGTTACTCAGCGGCTCATCAAACAGCAGCACTTTCGGTTTGAGGATAAGCGCCCGGGCCAGGGCCACGCGCTGCTGCTGGCCGCCGGAGATCTGATCCACATAGCGATCGTCGAAGCCCTCCAGATCCACCATCGCCAGCGCCTCTTTCACGCGGGTTTTGATCTCGGCGCGCGATACGCCGAGCATCTTCAGGCCGTAGCCGACGTTCTCGCCGAGCGACATGTGCGGGAAGAGGGCGTAGGACTGGAATACCATGCAGATATCACGCTGCTGAATGGAGCTGTGGGTCACGTCCTCGCCGTCGATAAAGATCTGCCCGTCGGTGGGTTTCTCCAGCCCGGCCACCAGACGCAGCACCGTGGTTTTACCGCAGCCCGACGGGCCGAGCAGGGTCACCATCTGCCCCTGCGGGATCGCCAGGTTGATGTTTTCAATCACCGTATTCGCGCCAAAGCGCTTGGTCACGTTACGCAGTTCAACGAAATGTTTCTGAGTCATAGTGTTACGCCTGGTTTTTGGCTTTGGAGCGGGAGATACGTGCCTCACCGATCAGCCAGTCAAAGAGGAAAATGATCGCCAGCATGACCACAATCAGGATCGAGCCGTAGGCAATCGCCACGCCGTATTCGCCGTCTTCCACGCGGTTCAGAATGTAGGCCGTAGCCACGCGGGTATCCGGCGTGACGAGGAACACAATGGCGCTGACGGTGGTAATGGCCCGCACAAAGCTGTAGATCAGCGCCGACAGAATGGCCGGGCGCAGCAGCGGCAGCAGGATGTGCGTAATGGTGCGCAGCGACCCGGCACGCAGGCTCAGCGAGGCCTCATCCAGCGACTTGTCGATCTGGCCTAAGCCCGCAATCCCGGCGCGAATGCCCACCGGCACGTTACGCATCACCATTGAGATAATGACGATGGCAGCGGTGCCGGTGAGGTACACCGGGGCGCTGTTAAAGGCGAGGATGTAGGAGACGCCCGCCACGGTACCCGGTACGGCGAAGCACAGCATGGTGGTGAACTCGATGGTCTTTTTGCCTTTAAACTGCTGGCGCACCACGATCCAGGCGATCAGCAACCCGAAGGCGGCGGTGATCGGCGCGGCGATCCCGGCGTAGAGCAGGGTATCCAGCAGCGAAGGCCATGCCCCGTCGCTCATCCCCTGGCCGAACAGCTTGATAAAGTTATCCAGCGTCAGGGTGTAATCCACCCCCCAGTTGACGGTAAAGCTGCCGTAGAAAATGCTGCCGTAGAGCAGGGCGTTAAAAGCGATCCACACCGTCAGCAGGGCGACGACGCCCCACACCAGGGTCACCGGCAGCGGCTGGACGTCACCACGATAGGACTTGCCGGAGACGGTCACGTAGGAGCGTTTGCCGATCCACATGTACTGGATGCAGAACACCAGCAGCGAGAACAGCAGCAGGAACGCCCCGAGGGTGCTGGCGGCCTGGTAATCGAGCTGCGAGCCGGTGATGTAGAAGTAGATCTGCGTCGCCAGCACGTCGAAGTTACCGCCGAGCACCAGCGGGTTACTGAAGTCGGCCAGCGACTGCACGATGACGATCAGGAAGGCGTTCGCCAGCGCCGGCTTCAGCAGCGGGACAAAGACGCCGTTAAAGGTCTGCCAGCGGCTGGCGCGCAGGGTGTATGATGCCTCTTCCAGCGACGGATGAATGGTCTTGATCGCCCCGTCGAGGATCATAAACGCCATCGGGGTGAAGGCCAGCACCTGCGCCAGCCAGATGCCGGTAAAGCCGTACAGCCAGTTGGTGTTGGTCAGGCCAAACCAGTCGACCATCAGCTCGGTAACGTAGCCGGAGCGCCCCATCATCAGCGTCACGCCCAGACCCACCACGAACGGCGGAGTGACGATCGGCAGGATCGAGAAGATGCGGCCAATGATGGCGCTGCGCTTCGCGATGCGGGTGGTGTAGATCGCCAGCACCAGGCCGAAGAAGGTGCAGCCGATCCCTACCGCTATGGAGAGCAGGATCGAGTTAACGATCACCTGAATGATGTGCGACTGCGACAGCACGTTCATAAACGCCAGCGGGGCGAACTTGCCCGCGTCGTTGGTGAACATCGGAATAAAGATGGCGATGCTCGGCCAGACGATAAAGATGCCGATCAGCGCGACGATGGCGATCAGCGAGCCAATCACAAAGCGGTCGCCGCCCAGCCACTCCAGGCGGGTCAGGGCCAGGGTCATGATCGCCCCCAGCGCCACAAACAGCACGATGGTGGCGTAGCCTAAACCACGCCCTTCAATCGTGGCGCTGATGACGATAAACGCCATACACAGCAGCGCCCAGCCGGCGTCGAGGTAGTGGCGGCTGCGCTGTTCGCGCTTCGCCTCGCTAAACGGGCGTACCAACAGCAGCGTGGGGAGCAGATACCACAGCCAGCTGATATTGAAGTGCGACCAGCTGTAGGCATCGAGGATCTCGTCGCTTGTGGATTCCAGCAGGCCATAATCCAGGCTCCAGCTTGGCAGCAGGACAAAGGCCAGCCAGCCAACGAAAACCCAAAGGAAGACCGCATCCCGTTTTTTCACGGGATGAAGAGCGAGTGTCTGTGACATAGGTATTCCGGTGTTGTAGGCCGGGTAAGGCGTTTACGCCGCCACCCGGCAAATGTTCGCAGGAGTGGGCTTATTTACCCATCTTCACGTCGCTGACCCACTTGTTGATCAGCGCTTTGCGCACGTCCGTTGAGCCGTACTTGTCCATGTCGTAGCTGATCAGCTTCAGGTCATCCAGCTTCAGCGAGTTCGGGGAGGTCTCTGCGGTGGTGTTGGTCAGGATCTGATAGGACTTGCCCTGCTTCCACGCCAGCTCCTGGGCCTCTTTCGACAGCACCCAGTCCACGAACAGCTTCGCGTTCTCTTCGTTACGCGCGCCCTTCAGGATGCTGACCCCGCCGATTTCATACCCGGTGCCTTCGCACGGAGAGATCAGCTCCAGCGGGGCGCCTTGCTCTTTTTCCAGCGAATAATCGTGCAGGAAGCCGATGCCGATGGCGGTTTCACCGCGCGCGGCGTTACGCGCCGGGGCAATACCGGATTTGGTGTACTGGGAGACGTTGCCGTTGAGCTGCTTCAGGTAGTCGAAGGCCTGATCTTCCCCCCACAGCTGGACGAAGGTCGCCAGCGCGGTGTAGGCGGTGCCGGAGCTTTGCGGATCGGCAATCTGGATCTCGCCTTTATATTCAGGTTTGGTCAGATCTTTCCAGCACTGCGGTACCGGCAGGTTCTTCTCTTTCAGGCGCTGGGTGTTGACGCCAAAGCCCAGAATACCCACGTAGACCGCCGAGGAGAGGTTGCCTTTCACCTTCGCCGGATCGCGGAATTTCTCCATGATCTGCTCGAGGTTGGCGGATTTGTACGGCTGCAGCAGCCCCATCTCACCGGCCTGGGACTGCGGATCCAGGGTGCCGCCGTACCAGACGTCGGCCTGCGGGTTTTTCTTCTCGGCATCCACCTTCGCCAGGGTGCTGCCGGAGCCGTTGCGGATAAACGAGGTTTTGACGTCGTACTTATCGCCAAACGCCTTGGTTTCGGCCTCACACATTTCGTTGGTGGCGCTGCAGTAGACCACCAGACGGCCTTTGGCCTGTGCGGCACCGGTTAAGGTAGCCAGCGCGATCCCGGAAGCAATGAGGGTAGAGAGAAGCGTTGTTTTCATTATTCAGCCCTTGTTATGACGTTATGTGACTGCGAGAAGCGGTGATGCCCGCCATCAGCAGGGGCATCAGGAGTAAACCCATCAGCACCGCGGCAATCGAGAGCAAACTGAACATCCCCGACCAGCCGTAGCGTTCAATAACCTGTGACAGCGGCCATCCGGCCAGCGCCGCCCCCAGATAGGCAAACACGCCGAGAAAACCGGTAATTGAGCCCGCCGCCTGCTTGTGCCCGCACTCCACGGCGGCAAGGCCGATGAGCATCTGCGGACCAAAGACAAAAAATCCCACCGTAAAAAAGCACATTGCCAGCAGGGCGTAGTGGTGAACCGGGGCCAGCCACAGGGCGGCGACCGATACCATCAGCCCCAGCGTAAACAGCAAAATCATCGGCGCCCGCTGGCCGCTGAACAGAAGATCCGACCCCCATCCGGCAAACAGCGCCCCGAGCAGGCCGCCGACCTCAAACAGCATCACCGTGGCGTTGGCGCTCAGCAGGTTGACCCCGTGGCTCTCCGCCAGCCAGATGTTGCCCCAGTCGTTGAGGGCGATGCGGATCAGATAGACCAGCACATAGGACGCCCCGAGCAGCCAGATCATCGGGTTTTGCAGCATGGTGGTGCGTAACATCTGCCACAGCCCCATCGGCGGGCTCTGTTGTTCCTGGCGCAGCTCCAGCGGATCGTTGCGCCACTCCCCGACCGTCGGGAGACCCTCTTCCTGCGGTGTGCCCCGCAGTTGTGTGGTCAGCCACAGGCCGAGCACGATACTGATGATCCCCGGTGTCAGCATCGCTGCCTGCCAGCCCCAACGATGGGCGGCGAAGGCACAGATCAGCGGAATAATGGCTCCGCCGATATTGATAGAGGTGTTCCAGCATCCCCACCAGAAGCCGCGCTCGTTGCGCGAATACCAGTGGGTAAGCAATCTGGCGCAGGGCGGCCATCCCCATCCCTGAAAGAAGCCGTTCAGCGTCCAGATAAACAGCAGCATGGGCAGAGAATCCCCGAAGGCGAACAGCACGTTCAACACTCCGGTCGCCATCAGGCCGATGCCCATAAACGCCCGCTGGCCCTTACTGTCGTGCCACAGTCCGGCGGCAAATTTCGACAGGCCATAGCTGAGGTAAAACAGCGACCCGATCAGGCCGATGTCGCTTTTGCTCAGCCCCAGATCCATCTGCAATGCCGGCAGGACGTAGTTGAGGCTTTTGCGCGTCAGGTAGAACGCGGCGTAACCAATCACCATGCAGATCAGCAGTCGCGGGCGCAGCCGGCGGTAGCGTTGAGTAACCTGTTCAGCGGACAGTGCGGGCATGGCGTTCTCCGTTTGCAATGACTGTATGAAAGCGCGACGAAAAAGGGATGAGAGAAAGTCTGGCGTGGCTAAGACTTTTTCCTGGTTAGCGGTGTGTTTGTTGCAAAACTGTGGGCAGGTTAACAATTACGCGCGTGCCGCCCTGCGACTCGAGGGTTAACTCTCCGCCCAGGGCATGCACGCGCTCGCGCATCCCCTGAATACCAAAACCGGGGATCTGCTGCGGGCTGATGCCGCTGCCGTTATCACGCACCTCCAGGCGCAGCTGGCTACCGTGCTCGCAGAGCAGGACGCTGACCTCGCTGGC
Coding sequences within it:
- the fbpC gene encoding ferric ABC transporter ATP-binding protein, with product MTQKHFVELRNVTKRFGANTVIENINLAIPQGQMVTLLGPSGCGKTTVLRLVAGLEKPTDGQIFIDGEDVTHSSIQQRDICMVFQSYALFPHMSLGENVGYGLKMLGVSRAEIKTRVKEALAMVDLEGFDDRYVDQISGGQQQRVALARALILKPKVLLFDEPLSNLDANLRRSMRDKIRELQKQFNITSLYVTHDQSEAFAVSDTVLVMNKGNIMQIGSPQDLYRQPASRFMASFMGDANLFPASFSHESVAIHGYRLPRPLHFAAQGTGTVGVRPEAITLSQHGEESQRCVIRHVAYMGPQYEVIVEWHGQEILLQVNATRLQPDVGETYYLEIHPYGMFVLAEVA
- a CDS encoding ABC transporter permease, which gives rise to MSQTLALHPVKKRDAVFLWVFVGWLAFVLLPSWSLDYGLLESTSDEILDAYSWSHFNISWLWYLLPTLLLVRPFSEAKREQRSRHYLDAGWALLCMAFIVISATIEGRGLGYATIVLFVALGAIMTLALTRLEWLGGDRFVIGSLIAIVALIGIFIVWPSIAIFIPMFTNDAGKFAPLAFMNVLSQSHIIQVIVNSILLSIAVGIGCTFFGLVLAIYTTRIAKRSAIIGRIFSILPIVTPPFVVGLGVTLMMGRSGYVTELMVDWFGLTNTNWLYGFTGIWLAQVLAFTPMAFMILDGAIKTIHPSLEEASYTLRASRWQTFNGVFVPLLKPALANAFLIVIVQSLADFSNPLVLGGNFDVLATQIYFYITGSQLDYQAASTLGAFLLLFSLLVFCIQYMWIGKRSYVTVSGKSYRGDVQPLPVTLVWGVVALLTVWIAFNALLYGSIFYGSFTVNWGVDYTLTLDNFIKLFGQGMSDGAWPSLLDTLLYAGIAAPITAAFGLLIAWIVVRQQFKGKKTIEFTTMLCFAVPGTVAGVSYILAFNSAPVYLTGTAAIVIISMVMRNVPVGIRAGIAGLGQIDKSLDEASLSLRAGSLRTITHILLPLLRPAILSALIYSFVRAITTVSAIVFLVTPDTRVATAYILNRVEDGEYGVAIAYGSILIVVMLAIIFLFDWLIGEARISRSKAKNQA
- a CDS encoding ABC transporter substrate-binding protein codes for the protein MKTTLLSTLIASGIALATLTGAAQAKGRLVVYCSATNEMCEAETKAFGDKYDVKTSFIRNGSGSTLAKVDAEKKNPQADVWYGGTLDPQSQAGEMGLLQPYKSANLEQIMEKFRDPAKVKGNLSSAVYVGILGFGVNTQRLKEKNLPVPQCWKDLTKPEYKGEIQIADPQSSGTAYTALATFVQLWGEDQAFDYLKQLNGNVSQYTKSGIAPARNAARGETAIGIGFLHDYSLEKEQGAPLELISPCEGTGYEIGGVSILKGARNEENAKLFVDWVLSKEAQELAWKQGKSYQILTNTTAETSPNSLKLDDLKLISYDMDKYGSTDVRKALINKWVSDVKMGK
- the uhpC gene encoding MFS transporter family glucose-6-phosphate receptor UhpC yields the protein MPALSAEQVTQRYRRLRPRLLICMVIGYAAFYLTRKSLNYVLPALQMDLGLSKSDIGLIGSLFYLSYGLSKFAAGLWHDSKGQRAFMGIGLMATGVLNVLFAFGDSLPMLLFIWTLNGFFQGWGWPPCARLLTHWYSRNERGFWWGCWNTSINIGGAIIPLICAFAAHRWGWQAAMLTPGIISIVLGLWLTTQLRGTPQEEGLPTVGEWRNDPLELRQEQQSPPMGLWQMLRTTMLQNPMIWLLGASYVLVYLIRIALNDWGNIWLAESHGVNLLSANATVMLFEVGGLLGALFAGWGSDLLFSGQRAPMILLFTLGLMVSVAALWLAPVHHYALLAMCFFTVGFFVFGPQMLIGLAAVECGHKQAAGSITGFLGVFAYLGAALAGWPLSQVIERYGWSGMFSLLSIAAVLMGLLLMPLLMAGITASRSHITS